CCTTTGCTCCACCAAAAGAAATCACACCATAAATCATGTCATTGTACATCGCTGCTCCACCAGTGTCGCCCTGTAGAAAAATTtatatcaatatatttattaatgttgtaaaacagaaaagtcttCTAATCGCTGCAGAGAGATATTAAAGAAGCAAACTCACACGACATATATCCCTGTTCGGTGCTGAAGCAAGGAATATATACCCATACGGCGGCATGATGACGGAAATACGAAAAACCTGCATGTTGACACATTGAAGATGTGCTGGAATAGGAGAATTGGGGGGCACTGTAGAGAAACATGAGAATCATAATCATGTTCTTCCCTCGACCTTCTCTGTAGAGACAGACacaaagattttattctcataacttCAATATTTCTCTCACATCGCTCATTATTGGGGCCGGCTGTTGTTGTTCCATCTCCTGCCAGCTGAACAACATCGTCTCtaaaacacaagaataaaatgtaaaaatacaagataatgtagaaaattaattgttatgaagaacaatgaaagaacagaaaataaatccatgaaGGACTTCATCCACTGACACAGGAGTGTCCACCTCCAGTCCTCAGTGTGTCCTACGTCCTTTACATgtgtctctggtccaacacacctgagctaaatgggttctggttctgctggtggcCTGATTATCtgactcaggtgtgctgaagcagaggcagcaggactggaggagtggagacagaaaacctgaagtcatgtttttgatcagAGAAAGACTTACACTTTAAGACGATAACTGCAGTCTGGTAGCCGAGCAAGTGGGACATCTGTTACTGGTCTCTGAAGCTTCAGCAAAATGATGTCATGGGCTGGGCCACAAATCTCAGGAACTTGTTCGATTGACTGAATGTACTGTATAACAGTCCGTGGATGAACTTTTAACACTGCTCTGTTAGTCCTGCAGAAAAGGTTAGATTATAATGAACAGACAAAAAACCTGatcatctgcagataaaactgtCTTCATGTCTCTTTCCTACCATCCTGGCTCCGACTGCCAGCAGCGAGCTACAGTCAGGATCCACTGAGGGTGGATCAGAGATCCTCCACAGCGGCTCATATGAGTACCATTGCTGCCCTCCAGCCGAACGTGATAAAGACGCTCCGTGTCAGGACAGTTTTGACCTCCAATGATTctcttctgcagagaaacatctgagtTCACTGAAgcacctgaagaagaaaaaggaggacttTACTCAGAAATCAGGTGCAAACATGGcaacaagaacagaaaaagGCTAAAcagtaaaagattaaaaagaatCTGTTTACATGCAAAGAAGTTTCAGTCTGAAACAGAATCAGATTTAAGTTTGAGAatcacagagagcagcagcctcACTGGAACCAGTGGAAGTGTCTCCAGTGTCTCCAGTGTTTCCGACTCACCCAGCcccagcagcatcagaaccttCAGCAGAGCCATTGCTGGCCCAGCTTCCTCTGAT
This genomic stretch from Xiphophorus hellerii strain 12219 chromosome 4, Xiphophorus_hellerii-4.1, whole genome shotgun sequence harbors:
- the LOC116718753 gene encoding trypsin-like → MALLKVLMLLGLGASVNSDVSLQKRIIGGQNCPDTERLYHVRLEGSNGTHMSRCGGSLIHPQWILTVARCWQSEPGWTNRAVLKVHPRTVIQYIQSIEQVPEICGPAHDIILLKLQRPVTDVPLARLPDCSYRLKVDDVVQLAGDGTTTAGPNNERLPPNSPIPAHLQCVNMQVFRISVIMPPYGYIFLASAPNRDICRGDTGGAAMYNDMIYGVISFGGAKACQKPTAILDVCGYLQWIKAATGIQ